From the Triticum urartu cultivar G1812 chromosome 4, Tu2.1, whole genome shotgun sequence genome, the window ggtaaaacaaattactgttgggcaattgatataacttaaaatactcatgatgatatccaagcaatgatcattacataggcatcacgtccaagattagtagaccgactcctgcgtgcatctactactattactccacacatcgaccgctattcaacatgcatctagtgtattaagttcatggagagaTGGAGTAAttcaataagaatgatgacatgatgtagacaagatctatctatgtagagatagaccccatcgttttatccttagtagcaacgatacatacgtgtcggttccccttctgtcactgggatcaagcaccgtaagatcgaacccactacaaagcacctcttcccattgcaagataaatagatcaagttggccaaacaaaacccaaatatcggagaagaaatacgaggctataagcaatcatgcataaaagagatcaaagaaactcaaatactttcatggatataaaaagagatagatctaatcataaactcaaagttcatcggatcccaacaaacacaccgcaaaagagttacatcacaTGGATCTCCAaaagaccattgtattgagaatcaagagagagagagagaggaagccatctagctactaactacggaccctaaggtctacaaagaactactcacgcatcatcggagaggcaccaatggaggtggtgaaccccatcggagatggtgtctagattggatctggtggttctggactctgcagcggctggatcaatatttcgtcaactcccccaggttttgggaatattggggtatttatagtgcaaagaggcggtccggggggcacccgaggtgggcacaacacaccagggcgcgcttgggcctcctggcgcgccctggtgggttgtgctctccccGGAGCAcgccccaggcgcagccagggcccattatgttccttctggtccataaaaatcttcgtaaagtttcatggcatttggactccatttgatattgattttgtgcattgtaaaaaacatggaaaaacaacaactgacacttggcactatgtcaataggttagtaccaaaaaatgatataaaatgattataaaacatccaagattgataatacaacagcatgaaacaatcgaaaattatagataggttggagacctatcagggagacatagagattgcaaaatacatacggatctgaatattgcagacccgttgactaagcctcatccacgagcaaaacatgaccagcaccaagactccatgggtattagaatcattactttgcaatctagattattgactctagtgcaagtgggagacagaaggaaatatgccctagaggaaataataaagttgttatttatatttccttatatcatgataaatgtttattattcatgctagaattgtattaaccgaaaacttagtacatgtgtgaatacatagacaaaacagagtgtccctagtatgcctctacttgactagctcgataatcaaagatggttaagtttcctaaccatagacatgtgttgtcatttgatgaacagggtcacatcattaaagaatgatgtgatggacatgacccatccgttagcttagcataatgattgttaagttttattgctattgctttcttcatgacttatacatattcctcttactatgagattatgcaactcccgaataccggaggaacaccttgtgtgctatcaaacgtcacaacgtaactgagtgattataaagatgctctacaggtgtctccgaaggtgtttgttgggttggcatagatcaagattatgatttgacactccgagtatcggagaggtatctctgggccctctcggtatgcacatcactataagccttgcaagcaatgtgactaatgagttagttacgagatgatacattacagaacgagtaaagaaacttgtcagtaacgagattgaactaggtatgaagataccgacgatcgaatctcggtcaagtaacataccgatgacaaagggaataacgtatgttgtcgttgcggtttgaccgataaagatcttcatagaatatgtaggaaccaatatgagcatccaggtttcgctattggttattgatcgaagatgtgtctcggtcatgtctacatagttctcgaacccgtagggtctgcactcttaacgttcgatgatgatttgtattatgagttatgtgttttggtgaccgaagcttgttcggagtcctggatgagatcacggacatgacgaggagtcccgaaatggtcgagaggtaaagattgatatattagaagatggtattcggacaccggaatggtttcgagtGGTTTGGATATTTTTctggagtaccgaggggttatcggaaccccccgaggaagtcatgggcctcatgggccacgggagagagaggggacagcccacaaggggtggccgcCCCCCCCATGGGagtacgaattggactaggggagggggcggcgcccccctttccctctcctactccctCTCTCTTCCCCCCTCTCCACTACGGAAAAGGAAatgggaatcctactaggactaggagtcctagtaggactcccccatggcgcgcccctctAGGCCGGCTttctcctcccctcctcctttatatacgggggcagggggcaccccaaagcacaacagttattctcttagccgtgtgcgctgccctcctccacagtttactcctctggtcatagcgtcgtagtgcttagacgaagccaTGCGTGGATCACaacaccatcaccgtcaccacgccgtcgtgctgacgtaactctacctcgaccctctgctggatcaatagttcgagggacgtcatcgagctgaacgtgtgctgaactcggaggcgccgtacgttcggtactagatcggttggatcatgaagacgttcgactacatcaaccgcgttaacctaacgcttccgctttcggtctatgagggtatgcggacacactctccccctctcgttgctatgcatctcctagatagatcttgcgtgatcgtaggaattttttttgaaattgcatgctacgttccaaACACTTTGGTCATGGCGGTGGCGGCGTCTGCTCCGCCAGGGATGATGGGCCAGGTGGTGGGTCCTCGTGGCGGCGCTAGTGGCGGCGGATCTTGGGATCCCGCACCCGAGGACGTCGTAGGACGCAGGTGACGACCAGAGCTTCCTCCGGCGTCGATGCGGCTGGATGCGGGATCACGGAGGTTGTTACCGTTGTATGGGCGACAATAGTGGCTCCCTGTAGTGCCCGGAATCGGGGCGGCGGCCTCTCTTAATCTACGGCGGCGTGTGGGCGATTCAGAGTCTGGATCTCGAGGTGGTGACGGCCTTCTGAGGCTGGTGGCCGTATGGGACGACCCTTCCATCAATAGATTGGGTTCGATGCGGCTCTGCAGGTGACACATGTGCCTCTTTCGGAGTTGTCGGGCGGTGCCTATCGCCGGCAGGTGAAGCCATCGGTGGATGTGCTACCGGCGAGGTGGCTCTGGCGGTGTCATGTTTAGCATGTTGTTGTCAGGATCGAAGTTGGTGCGACAGTAGCGAGAGGCAAGCGGTATGGGACGTCTTTGTCTTCTGTTGTCTCCTCCGGAGGTATCCAGCTATCGAGGTGTCGGTAGACGGATAAGGGCGGATGGTAAAAACGACTTCAGCGACGAGTTTATGCTCTCCAGTGGAAACACAAGATCTCTGATCAGACTACGTCGTCACACGCCTGTGTCATGTCCTTGTTGAAGGTGGTGGATTGAAGCTTGGCTTTGAGGATGAGAATTCGGAGTTCAACCTTGCGGTGGACTCGCCATCATCGGCGCACGTGCGGCAATTCCTTTTTGAAGACGCGGCCTAGGAGTtgtgtattttttttgtttatGTTGTGTCTTGTATCATAGAGATTAGTGGCTATCTGGAGGAGGTACTATCACGAGACATACGGGTTCAGGGTTTGTTTTTCGATTTATTTCCGGGTCGATGGTGTTCAGCTGTTGGATTTTGCACTACTAATAATATATGGCTGCATGATCGTTATGATGCAGAGGCTAGGGGTTATCCTCCTTTACAAAAAGACGAGTTTCACAGCGTTCGCCCAACTCCATGCATGATCAGGGATGCCTACCATACAGTGCTCCTTTGTGTAGAAAAAAGAAGGCAAGTCAGAGAGGTGGTGTTGGCACTGTAGATAATCTGCTGTAGACGATTAGTGTTGGTAATTACTGTAGTTAACCACTGTGCCACCTTGCTATTAGTGCGGCTGTGGCGAAGCAAAGTCAGGGAGGTGTAGTTCTACCTGACTTCCCTTGCAATGTCAGAGGATCTCGTTCCGATTGTCCGATTGTTTCGTGGTCTCCAAAATACATGTTTCTGTCAGTTAGTACAATACAGTAATTATTGCTAACTGAAATCGCATCAAGATACATATAAACCACATACACACATGAGCAGATACTAGTGGAAAGATTGTGGTACTCACGCATTTACAACCAACAAAAGTAACTGTGGTATAGGGATTTCCAGCCTTATCTCCCATATGGCCGTATCATATGAAAACAACAAGGTATACTAAAACTCTCATCCACAAACTCTTTTTAAATTCTTTTGCACTCATTTCTGTACAGAAAAGCAGTGACAGATAGATGAAATGAAGGTAAGATCTAAAATCATGAGAACCCTATAATCATCCATCTTCATCGGGCCTGCTTGAGAGGCAGAGCTCGTGAAGCTCATTCAGGATCCACTCCTCTCCGGTGTGTCCACCAAGAACCAAGATCCTAGTGCCACCAACCACGCAGGTGCTGTGTCCCCAAGCGAACTTGGGTGGCTGCCCAGGGACATTCAGGATTCTCCATGTCGGTTTTTCCTCAGCCGGATCAAGCAAGAAGAGCTCAGCTGGTGAGTGCAGCCCGGCGATTGAGCCGCCAAATATGATGATCCTTCCACAGGGCAGGCTCACGGTGACATGATCAAGCCTTGGCGGCGGACCAACGCTTGGAAACCCAGTTGTCGCCAACTGCCTCCATTGTGGATTCTCTTCACCAAAATCCAttatgtaggcatcactggaGCGCAGTCGGAGCGAACCACTCTTTGCCAATCCACCAAACATAAATATTTTAGTCTTACCATAAACAGAGAAGGTATGGCCAAGGCGCGACGACCAGGATGTCGGGATCTCCTTCCATGTTGGCTTCTCCTTCGTCAAGTCAAGCAAGAATGTGTCGCTTAGAAGCACACCGGACTCGGCACACCCCCCTGACACAACAAGTTTAGAACCGTCCAGGGTGCATGAACTATGCCAGGACCGTGGCAGTGGCGGACCATCGCTAGCAATCTCCCTCCAAGCGGGAGTCTGAGCATCAAGGTCAAGGACGAAGACATCATTAAGCAAACCTTGCTGTCCGCAACCTCCAAATACTACCAGCCATGAGCCATTTAGCCATGAGAGAGTGTGGCCCCAGCGGCCAGGTGGGGAGGCAGAAACCTTGACACGGCACCATTCTGGCTTTGGAGCCTCCAGGTTAAGCACAAAGGTGTCACTCATAGGCTGCATGTTGACCCCCTCCCCGCCAAAAAGGACGAGGCGGTTGCCCACAGCACAGGCACTAAAATTGCATCGGGATGGCTCAACGCGTCCTCCAACTGTGAACTTCTTCCAAGAGGCTGCCTTGAGAGTTGTTAGTTCTCTTGCAAGACGACCCCATCCTAACATCTTGGTGCTCATCTCAAGCCTGCCAGTGACATCTCTTCCCCATGCATTTTGGCAGACCATTTTTGTCAGATGATCATTCTTGGTCAGCAGATGCATTCTAGTGCAGACTGAGCCAACTGAAGCTACATCTCTTGGTGACAGGCGAGATAAAATGTTATAAGCTAGAACTTCATCCGAGAGGTTGAAGATAGCG encodes:
- the LOC125551298 gene encoding adagio-like protein 3, with translation MLCKISPNFFCSNPTWLCKISPTFFCTSSGISISIPPARRVQNERGMFDGVDRCAVVAVKRMRLCAMEEEVEEGMEVDGEEEEEEGTGGWAWGAPGLGMAGQPGEQMAAAIVVADAVEPDFPVIYVNAAFEAATGYRAHEVLGRNCRFLQFRDPLAQRRHPLVDPMVVSEMRRCLSDGIEFQGELLNFRKNGAPLNNRLRLIPMHGDDGAFTHIIAIQLFSDANIDPSNISYPVYKPQSSHRLSFQDMNRTSHEHTPIVQCSEYCAIFNLSDEVLAYNILSRLSPRDVASVGSVCTRMHLLTKNDHLTKMVCQNAWGRDVTGRLEMSTKMLGWGRLARELTTLKAASWKKFTVGGRVEPSRCNFSACAVGNRLVLFGGEGVNMQPMSDTFVLNLEAPKPEWCRVKVSASPPGRWGHTLSWLNGSWLVVFGGCGQQGLLNDVFVLDLDAQTPAWREIASDGPPLPRSWHSSCTLDGSKLVVSGGCAESGVLLSDTFLLDLTKEKPTWKEIPTSWSSRLGHTFSVYGKTKIFMFGGLAKSGSLRLRSSDAYIMDFGEENPQWRQLATTGFPSVGPPPRLDHVTVSLPCGRIIIFGGSIAGLHSPAELFLLDPAEEKPTWRILNVPGQPPKFAWGHSTCVVGGTRILVLGGHTGEEWILNELHELCLSSRPDEDG